Below is a window of Caballeronia insecticola DNA.
TCTGCATTTCAGGAGCCGCGGCGAGATTGCGCACGCGTTGCGTCTGGAAGGGCACGCACGTCTGCGTGAGGCCTTTGTCGCGCACACGACAATCGCGGATCCCGCCGCGCGACTGAACGCAATGGCGCGCGCGTATGTCGAATTCGGTCTGGCCGAGCCCGAGACATATCGGCTGATGTTCATGGAGCCCGCTACGCTTGCCGACACAGCGGCCAACGGCGCCGACAAGCCCGCCGAGTTCGGCGCGGCAACGCTTTCGCTGATCGCGGACGCGTTCGTCGAGTTGCGCGTGGCCGACCGGCTGCGGCCGCATGCCGTGCCTTCGGCCTGCGCGGAAGGATTGTGGGCGAATTTGCATGGCATCGTCGCGTTGAAGCTGAACGGCGCGACGCTGCCCGAGACGCC
It encodes the following:
- a CDS encoding TetR/AcrR family transcriptional regulator, yielding MPRMGLQERRTEQRREQREALRERILEVSREIVKRDGFASLSMRKLAEAIDYSPAALYLHFRSRGEIAHALRLEGHARLREAFVAHTTIADPAARLNAMARAYVEFGLAEPETYRLMFMEPATLADTAANGADKPAEFGAATLSLIADAFVELRVADRLRPHAVPSACAEGLWANLHGIVALKLNGATLPETPVATLVELSLDAWSAPAHETELRTYSANRPDTSTR